AACAAGGCAAGTGAAGGTCCAAGTCTTGACTGGTTGAAGTATGTCAGGGCAAATTCTACAAAGGCAAAGATAAAGAGATACTTCAAAAATGAGTATTCGGCGAAACTCGTTGAAAGAGGTAAGGAGATATTCAGAAAGATCAGCAGACGGCTCTCCGTATCGATGGATGACTTGATAGAGGGAGAGCAGATAAAGTCCCTGATGAGCCGACTGGGGGCGCACAACGAAAACGATCTCTTTAGCAAGCTTGGCGACGGGTCGATAACGATGGGAGAGGTACTCAGTCTTCTTGCACCGAAGGAAGAAGAGATAGATGTTCTTCCCGAAGAGACCGAATTGATCAAACAGAAACAGGCGAAGGGGAACGAAGTCGTTGTTGGCGGCGAGACTGGAATCGCCGTCTACTTTGCCAAATGTTGTACTCCTCTTCCGGGCGACGACATAATCGCGGTGATGAGCAGCAGGGGTATATCAATTCACAACCGCAACTGCCGAAATCTGAAAGACATAAGTGAGGATAAGCTCGTGGATGCCCACTGGAACCTTGTAACGGGAGGGAGATTCAGTGCCTGGATTGTTGTGGAGTTTGACAGCACGGATAGAACTCTTATAAATAAGTTTCTTGAGAGACTGGAAAACAAGAATGCAAAAGTAATGAAGTACTCCGTTGAAGCAGGAAAGTGGGGATATGATACACTGATTGCGAATATCCTTGTAAAGGATGTTGCCCATCTGACTTTGGTGATGGAGAACCTCAGGGGTATGAAGGGTGTTCAAAACGTGAAGAGATTTGGAGGGGTTGCGTGAGGGCCGTAGTTCAAAGAGTTAGCAAGGCCAAGGTAACCGTAAGTGGGAGAATAACTGGAGAGATTGATAAGGGCCTTCTTGTTCTTGTTGGGATCGGTCGAGACGATGACGGGAGTGACGTGGAATGGCTGGTTGATAAGACACTCAATCTTCGTGTGTTTGAAGACGAAAATGAGAAGATGAATCTTTCGCTAATAGATGTCTCGGGAGCGCTTCTTGCCATTTCACAATTCACAATAATGGGCGACGCCAGAAAGGGAAGAAGGCCTTCTTTCACCGAAGCTGCCAAACCGGAAGCGGCCAGAGCGCTTTTCAACGATTTTCTCCAGATGGCGTCTAAGACTGTGAAAGTTGAAACAGGGATCTTCCAGGCTCACATGGATGTAGAGCTTGTTAACAGTGGGCCGGTAACGATTCTATTGGATTCAAAGAGAGTATTTTAGGAGGTGTTCTTGTGAAGAGATCCATGAAATTTATTCTTATCGTAATAATGGTTGCGGCGGTCGGGGCGATTGTTGTCTCTGAGAGCAGTGCGGGGCCTTCCAATCCTGCAAAAATCGCGTTTGCAGATATGCAGAAAGTCCTTGAGTCAACGAGAGACTGGGTTACATTGAATACCGACTATCAGAAAGACACTCAGTTTTATCAGGGCCAGTTGGATAGCTTGAGTAGAGAGTATCAGGACTTGGCGAACTCTGGGGCTAGTCAAGAAGCGCTTCTCCAGAAGCAACAGGAGATTCTTACCAAGAAGAGTCAGTACGAACAGACACTGGAAACTACTTACAATGCAAAACTGCAGGTCATATTGGAACAGGTTAACAAGAGAATCAGAGATTACGCAACGTTTATTGGTATAGACATGGTAATATCCGACGAAATAGTTGTATATGGTTCTTCTGCTTACAATATTACTGACGCGATAATCGAGTATATGAAAGGGTTTCAGAATTGAGTGATCCTTCTTATCTGAAATGCGAACATCTTGACAAGCGCTACGGAAGAAGAAGAGTACTGAAGGATGTATCAATAGAGGCATCATCGCTTGAGGTGGTGGGACTGCTTGGACCCAACGGTGCAGGCAAGACCACCGCCTTCAAGTCTATTCTCGGAATAGTTATTCCGAACACTGGGAGTATATTTCTCAATGGCGAGAATATAACTCATCTTCCAATCCACGAAAGAGCCAAGAGAGGAATAGCTTACCTTCCGCAGGAGACATCGATTTTCAGGGGACTCAAGGTGATTGAAAACCTGACGATGGTCATGAGACTTACCGGTCAAGAAGAAAGTCACTATGAGAGGGCGAGCGAGATACTGGATGAGTTCGGAATCCTTTCGTTGAAAGATCAGGTTGCTTCGTCGATATCGGGTGGGGAGAAGAGAAGACTGGAATTTGCCAGGACGATGACCCTTTCTCCTTCATTCATACTTCTCGATGAGCCTTTCGTGGGAATAGATCCTATGACTGTGAAGGATATTCAGAAGATGATCAGAAAGCTTAAGAGCAGGGGAATAGGTGTTATAGTTACGGACCACGATGTCTCTTCTATAGCAAAAGTTGTTGACAGACTCTATGTGTTGTACAAGGGAGAAGTCATCTCTTCCGGAGACCCGGAAGAGGTCCTTGGAGACAGCCAGGTTGTCGAGAAGTATCTGGGAAGTGACGATTGATGCTTCATGTCGCTGTAATTGGTTATTCGGGCCCCACGGACAGAAGTCCCGTGAAGGAGCTTCAAGTAGTCTGTGAAGAAGTTGGAAGAACTCTTGCAAGGCGTGGTCACGTTGCAATGACAGGTGGGAGAGACGGAGTAATGGAACTTGTTTCAAGATCTATGTCGGAAGAGGGAGGTCGGGTAGTTGGAGTACTTCCTATCGGAGACGAGGGCAACGAGCACAATGAGATCAGGATAAGAACCGGGATGGATTTTGCTATGAGATCCCTGATACTTACAAAATCAGCCGATGTAGTAATCTCTATTGGAGGTCAGGCGGGAACTCTGCTGGAAGTAGTTTCTTCGTACTCATATGGCCGTTCAGTAATCCTAATGGAGGGTACCGGCGGCTGGACAGACAGAATCAGATCTGTGTTAATTGACGGCAAGTATCTTGACGAGAGAAAGACTGTAGAAATGAAGCTGGCAAGTAATATAGAAGATCTTGAGACGTACCTTGAGGAGGCTGAAAATGGTAAGGTGTAGATTTGCGCCCAGTCCTACCGGCAATCTTCATGTTGGTGGTGTTAGGACGGCGCTGTTCAACTGGCTCTTTGCGAAAAACCAACATGGAGGTTTTGTGCTGAGAATAGAAGATACGGATATCGAGCGTTCTGAGAAGAGATTTGAGGATCAGATCCTTTCCTCCATGAAATGGTGTGGACTTGATTGGTCGGAAGGGCCGGATGTAGGCGGGGATTATGGCCCATATAGACAGAGCGAGCGTGTCGCTCTCGGTTTCTACGATAAGTTTGCTCAAGAGCTCGTCGAAAGAGGTCGGGCATATTTTGCAGTCTATTCCAAGTCAAATCAGGAAGAGGTTTTACGGATTTCAGAGGAGATTCCTGAGCTATCTGATGATGAGATATATACAGTGAAGTTCAAGATACCGGACGGTACGACCGGCTTTTCCGATCTGTCTAAAGGAGAGATGAGTTTCGAAAACGAGAATTTCTCTGATTTCATAATAATCAAATCGAATGGATTCCCGACCTACAATTTCGCTGTAGTTGTAGATGATCATATGATGGAGATTACTCATGTTTTCAGAGGAGAAGACCATCTCACAAATACTCCGAGGCAGCTCATGATCTATAGAGCCCTGGAATGGGAACCACCAACATTCATGCATATTCCTCTGATTCTTGGTAGTGACCGGGCTCCTCTTTCGAAGAGGCATGGTCATACTAGTGTGGATCATTTCAGAAGAGAAGGGTACTTGAGTGTGGGACTGATGAACTACCTTGCGCTTCTTGGATGGACGGTTGATCAGGAGATCTTTGATTACCACGAAAAGGTCAGGGACTTCGTTCCATCAGATATCTCCAACAAAGGAGTCGTCTTCGATTACGAGAAGCTTGAGTGGATTAACGGAAAGCACTTGAGGTTATTTGATCCCGACGAACTGGCTGTGCAGTTTGGATTGTGGCTGAAGTTCACTGGAAGGTTTGACTATTACGCGAACATGGAAGCCGATCAGTTTTACTCGAGAGAAGTCCTAACAATTTGCCGCGAGAAGATCAATACTCTACAGCAGCTGTTCGATTTCTCGGCGCCTTTCTTCTGCGAAGAGGTTGATTACCAGGAAGACTACGTTGTCAAGTATCTTAAAAATGACTGGAGCAAAGATCTTGTTTCTGCTGCTATCAGGCGGTTTGAAGACGCACGCGACTGGTCCGTTGAAGGTGTTGAGAAGACTGTTAGGGAACTTGCGGATGAGAAGATAACATCCAAGAAGAATACTTTCCAAACTCTAAGAGGGGGGGTAACTGGTAGGCTTGTGACTCCGGGACTCTTTGAGACGATCTCCGTACTTGGTAGAGATAGAGTTCTTGAGAGGTTGGAGAGCCTGCTCGAGTTGATTGAGTATGAGGAAGGGAATATCGCTGATTGAGATGGTAGTCTCTCTGGCAGTATCTGCTCTCTTGCTGATTTCGATCTTCAAAATTGTTAACATGTGGCTGGCTATGTCTTCCAGCATAGTTCAGGAAACGAAAACGAACATGTCTTTGTCGAGAACCTTCGACATCGTCGAAAGGGACCTTAATCGTTCCACGGGAAACTTCTCATGGGGGGTTTCCTTTATAAGCTTCGATGCAATTGTTGATGGGCAAAAGAAAAGGATAAGGTACTACGTGTCTGGAAACAGGATAATGAGAAGGTCTGGAAATTCATATAATACCGTGACCGAGTTTAGAGAGTCTGCAGGCTTCTTTGAAGAAGAAGGGACAGTCAGATTTGTAATCGATAAAAGAGAAATCTTGATAGGGACAAAAGGTGGATAGGATGAATCCAAAGGATATCAGGAAGATGCTTCAGGCTATAGAAGAGGAGATTCTCTCCAGAATAGAAATGGATGTAAAAGAGATGCTGGATTCACCTTCGGCATACGTAAGGGCAAGAGCTGTGAAGTCTGCTGCTGATAGAGAGATGAGAATAGAGAATATTGAAAGCTTTCTCGAAGACCCTTCACCCGAGGTCAGAAAGAATGCAGTGGTCACTATGGCAAAGTTGAGTGAGAACCGAGATTCTATTCTCAAAGCATTGGATGATCCGTCAGATCTTGTCAGAAGCACAACAGCGAAAGAACTCGTGGAATTTGGCTATGAAGACGAGGATCTTGCGAGGCGAATCGCCGCCGACCCCTCCAAAAAGGTTAGGAAGACTTTTGTTGTCGCTCTGGCTGAAGCCGGGGAGAACGAACTCCTGAAGGAGTTTGACGAAGACCCGAGTAACGATATTCGGAGTATCCTGGCGGCCTGCAAAGGGCAGCTCAGGCTTGAAGAAGAGGAGCTTTCATCTCTTTCAGGCAAGTTCCAGAAGGTGGCTCTTCTTTCGAGACTGGGCCAGAGAAACTCAGGCGCCGCTGAAGAGCTTCTAGTTCTCTTGAAGGATTTCCGATCCTCAAAAGTCAAACAGATAATTGTTGAGACTTTCGAGTCCTTTCCTGATGATATCGCGCTTCCCACTCTCAAGAAATTGATTGATTCCGATGATAGAACAGTTGCTATCTCCGCAATGAAAACTCACAGGAAGATCAAAGGGTACGATGTTTCGATGCTTCAGTCAGCAGAGAGATTCATGGATTCTGAGGATGAAGAGATGAGATTCGCAGGCGCACAGTATATTAAAGGTCTTGTAGAACCGTCTGCAGCAGAGATTTTACACACTGGATTAGAAGATCCTTCTGACAGAGTGAGAGCCGTATGTATGGAGGCGCTGGCAAGTCTTATGGATCATTCTATTGCAGATGTTATCGATGAATCTCTTAGATCAACATCATCCCGGCTAAAAAAGGCATCGCTAAGGGCCGTGAAGAAACTTAAGACTATCGATATCGAAGATCATATTACTAGAATTCTTTCTAACAGAAAAGAGGACCTTCAGACAAGAGTACTCGCTTCTTCCGTAACGGGACTTCTAAAACTGGAAGGACCTCTTCCTTATCTTGAAGAAATCGCTCTAAATGCTTCCATTGAAAGCCGCCTAAGAATCTCTGCGGCAAGAGCTATGGCAAGGATAAATCCTTCTCGTCTGGCCGAACTTTTCGGCTTCACAGTATGATGGCGGTCAGAATCGAAAGGATCGTTACTACTAAGAGAATCGAGTCACTCAAAGACCAGCTTTTTTCCTTGAGGCAAGTTAACTTGTGTCCAGGTCTGTATCCTCTAATTTGAAGGGCGGCAGCAGTGTCCTGAGCCTTCTTCAGCGAGGTTGCAATTACCGGGATCACTACGGAGATTGAGTTTTTCACTCTTGAGAATATGCTCCCTTTGTCGAACTCTATTCCCCGCACCTTCTGTGCCAAGATTATTCGGTTTGTCTGAAGGGAGATAAGGGGGATGAAAGTGAGAGTTAGAGAAAGCGCCATTCCAATTTCAGAAGACCGCTTCTTGCCCCCGGGGAGTTTTCCAATAATCTCTTCCACAGAAAAAGAGATCTCCAGGGGTGTTGTTGTAAGTGAAAGCATTATACTGAAAAGCACCGCAAGAATCATTCTGGCCGAAAGCACCGCAGCGTTTATCAAACCCTCTTCTGTGATCCTCAAAACCTTTAAGTCCAGCAAGACTCTTCCGTGAGTAAAAAGGATCTGAAAGACTACGATCAACAGGATTAACAACCTTATCCCCCGTAGCGTCTTCACGAACTCCCTGAAAGGAACTGCTGAAAGTGCGGAGAGAACAATCCAGAGTGATAGGAAGACTGTGAAATCTGCAATCCCGCTCAGAAACAGCGAGCCTATTGAAAGCGAAACAAAGGCTATGGTCTTTGCTATCGGTGACAATTTGTGAATCACCGAGTTCGTTGGAACGAATCGCCCAAAAGGAACTCCTACCAAACATCTCTCTCCCTGTAACGAACAAAACTAGTCGGTGTTTCCCACACCGCCACTTCGTAAAGCTCATAATCGCTTCCTCCAACCCTGGAAGCCAGGCGTTTGAATATCCACTCGGCTATGTTCTCTGCGGTCGGCTGAGGTATAACATCATTTATGTATGCGTGATCGAGCAAGCTCAACACTTCTGACTTGACTATGTCTTTGAGCCGCAGAAAATCGATGACCATATCTTCTTGATTCTTCTCTCCGGCAACTGTTATCTGAAGCTTATAGGTGTGGCCGTGAAGCTTCTCACACTTTCCGTGATAACTGGTCAGATTGTGAGCCGCATCAAATGTGAACTCCTTAGTTAGGAAGAACATGAGTCTCTATCACCATCCTTTTTCACTACCAATACAGACTCTCCATGAGACTATCATATCGTATTCTCGCTTGTCAGAAGGGTAACACCAAGGAAATGCTGATGATTTGTCCTGCCATTGAGCGGAGGAATCCCTTTAACGGATACCAGCATCGGTGTTTCGCTGCACAATGAAGAACGAGAAAGACTAAGAGTGAATAGGTCCTCAAAGTGATTTACTGGCCATAACAGATGCTCAATGTGGGAAAAGATTAGCAGAGCAAAGAATTTCTGAAGAAGATGTCGATAATTATCAGCTGACAAACCGGTCGAGCTAGCTCACTCTATAGTTAGATAACTGCGGAATTTGCATGAATATGTTTGACATTCATCTAACTATCTGTCATAATAGTACTGTAAGAGATGTATCGAACCGGGGAGGGATGACAGGTGTCAGAAAATCAGATGAAATCGATGAAGGAAGTTACAGAGCAGATAGAGAAAGTGAGAGTTGAGATTCTCAAGACGAGATCATTCATAACTTTCTGAGAAAGTGCTGGAAAATCACGAGAGAGCTTTCGGGCTCTTTTTTTTGTTGAAACTCCTGGCGTTTGGCGCATGTATGTGAGACCAACCGAGAAAAATCATTGTCGGGAGTTTTGCTTTGAGAGTGCGAGAAATGATCGTCGTTGACCGTTACGGGTCAACCGTCCGAGAACACCGCGAACCAGTCCACCGAAAAGAACAATCGAGAAAGAGCACTTTCGAGACGTTCGCTGCGCTCACGAGAAGACGAGAAATTCAAAGCCAGTCACCTTCGGTGGCCAGTCTTTGCTTCGCAAAGGCCGGTTCCGCTTCGCGGGCTAAGAACCGCTGTGCGCTTAAGATCAAGGACCCGCTGATCGCTTGTAAAAGTTCAGTTGCAAGTTCCAAGATGCAAGTTGCCAGAAAAAGCAAGAGACCGGGGTTGGGGGTAGCGGCTTCGTGGTAGGAAAGAGCACGTTGAACCAAAATAAGCTTCCCTGCGAAGCAGGCATTGCTATCACTGATGCTCTTCAGTGCATTGCGTCCCACCGAAGGTGGCATCACTTCCGCCGATGCTTTTCGGCGCATCACTTCCCCGAACGTTTCTCCGGGCATCACTACCACGCGCCAGCGAGCCTCACTTCCTGATGAAGTCGGCATCATTTCTGCTTGTCCTCTCTTTTCTCGGAGAACGGAGGATCGTTGACGGCCAACGTGGTTTTCATCAGCGACCAAGGTCTCTTTGCTTTTGATAGTAGGAGGTCCTTCCCCTACTTTGAAAGGAATGAAAAAAGGGCCTCTGCTGAGACCCGAAGTCATCTTTCTTTCCGTGGGGGAAAAGGGGGGTTGCTTGTATGTCGCGATTCTACTGGTAAATTCTTCAGAACGCCAGGAAATTACCGTGTTTTGCAGAAGCCGATCTTGCCTTGTCGATTTCTTTCTGAATGTCTTTTCGTATTCTCTTTGGTTCTCTCTTCATATCGACTCCTCCTTTTCGTTGCGTTCGATTCATCTCTTACATTTTGATCTTAGCATTGGGTTTGATAATTGTCAAACCTTAAATGTTAACGAACAATGAATTTCTAACTATATGTCGTTTAAGGACCTTATATTCTCTGATCGTTGAATGGTAGGGATCATAAGCATGAATAGATTCGTGTTGGAGCGAGTTCTGCAAAGCCTAAGAGCTATGTCTAGTCAGAACAGAGAGATCAGTTCTAAATTACTCTAACTGTATCTGTGCTATAATTCAAGACAAGTCGAACTTGAGAGGTGTATTCCTTGAAAATCATTCCGGGATACGTTGAACTTGTAGAGATTTTAATGGCATGTGGGTTTGCTGATAGAAAGAGTTACTTCGATGCACTCTCGCAAGACCTGGGGTTTGATTTCGAACCAGGAAGAGAACTTGTCGAATTTCTTGATAGAGTTAGAAGTAATGATAACTGGTCGATAAGAGTGGCTGTTGAGGTCTTCTCCGAAATAAAGGACAGTGTCATATTCTTCTGTGATTTTCCAAAGGAGCCCGGAGGCGAGCTTCTTCTTGAAGAGGCCATAGAGAGCCTGGGAAAAAGTTTTGAAGAAAAGGCAAGGTGTGTGGTTGACAGCATCTTGTTGAACAATCTAAATCTCTCTCAAGAGGACGTGAGGAAGACGCTAGACGGTGACTTGAGCATCGTTTCGGAGGCCGTTGACAAGGCAGAAGACCTTTCTGAGAACACGACTTGGTTCATCACTCAACTGATCAAGTTTCCCAAACAGTCTAAGGAGATTCTAATCTTTGCTCTGAGAGAACTTAAGAAGCACTATGAAGAATCAGGGCTCAGAAAGAAGAATCGTGACAAGATTGCTGAAAGGCTAAGACTATTCAGAGCCGAAGAGTACGAGGAAGTTGCGGAGGATTTCCTGAAATTCTACGGTATAAGGCCCAGGGAAGATTTGCCTCTTCACCTTTTATTTCAGAACACTCTCAAGTATTCGGGCCTCAAGTTCGCCAGCGCCTGCGATATCCAACTCATAGTTTTCAGTGAGCACCTGAAACAGATTGAAGAGATCATGAATCCTGTGGTAACCGACAACACTCTCAGATTATTTCTTAGAAATCTTTCCGATCAGACAAAGATGCAGATTCTTAAGGCGATATCCGACGAGCCGAAATACGTAGATGAGCTTGCGAGAATTGTGGGTTTGTCGAAGTCGACCGTTTCCTACCACCTTTCTACATTGGGTGAGCTGGCTCTTGTCACGAGTCGTAAGGATCACAGAAGGGTGTACTTTTCGCTTAATAAAGAGCGTCTCGAGAAGATACTTAAGAGATTGGAAACGCTGTACGAAGAGGGTGAAGAGTAATGGAATTGATTACAGGATACTTCGAGATATACGATCTGACGATGGCCATTCAATTCTCGCTCAACACTGGTCCGGTTGAGAAAGTGCTTAAGACACTCGGAGTTGATTATGAGCCATCAACGCAGCTGATGGAATTCAGAGAGGATTTGTTGAGAGACACAGAATGGTCAACAAGGATGTATATTACCTTTATGAATGAATTAGGTGTGATGGCTCCCATACTCTTTCCAATTAGGCAGAAGCTGCAGGACGGAATGTTCGTAACAATAGAGGAAAGCCTAAACATAGCTGAGGAAGGCGTAAAGCTGATAAGAGATCGATTCATTCGTGTCTTTGCCGAAAGAAGACTGAAGATTTCACACGATGAACTTAATCTTATGATCCATGAGAACCCTCAGAAGGTCTCGCAGGCTATAGAGGCAATCGGCGGAATAAGTGCTGACACAGTATGGTTCATAAACCAGCTGCTTTTCTTCCCGAAGACCGCAATGGATTTCCTCTCTTCCAATACGCTGAAAATCCTGAATTACTATGAGCGCAGTGGATTGAGGGAGCTTAACATGCGGCTTGTAAAAGGGTACGTGGAGAACAGTTCTCCTCAGAGGATTAGAGATGCATTCTCGAACTATCTAGACTATTATGGCATAACGCTGGACGAGTCCAAACCCTTGTATATAACACTTCAGAACTCTGTGCCCCACACAAACTCCGGTGTAATGACCTATCCGACGTTCCACCTCCTTATAATGGGTCTTGAAGAAGTTACTGAAGATTTCTCGGGCAGAATACCTAAAGAGGTAAGGTTGAGGAGTCTTCTGAAAGTCCTGTCGGATGAAACCCGTTTCAAGATCTTGAAGAAGTTGAATAACGAGCCCGCCCTGCAGAGAGATTTAGTTGAGTTCACTGGACTTGCAAAGTCGACTATCTCCTATCACATTGGTCTTCTTTTCAAGTCATCGTTGATAGATGTGGACCCATTTAACAGCGTCATCTACGTAAGAAAAGAGACCATAAGTAGGGCAGCTGCAGATATTAGAAATCTGTTGAACATAAGGGAGAAAAGATGATTAGAGCGGTAGTATTCGATATGGACGGGGTCATTATCGATTCGGAAAAAGTCTATAGAAAGGCATGTACGGAACTGGTAACCGAGCTGGGCGGTAAGATAAGTGTTGAGTTGTTTGAAAAGCAGATGGGTCTGAAGATGACAGAGACCCAGAAGGTCGTTGTAGAAACGGCGGGACTAGATATGAAACCTGAGGACTTTGGCAGAAGATACATGGAAAGGTACATGAAGCTTGCAAGGGAGACTCTAGAACCAAATCCCGGGTTGATCGACCTTCTCGCTTACCTGTCGGAAAAGGTTAAGCTGGCCATAGCTTCATCTACAGAGAGGGCCGCCATTGAGGAACTTATGAGAAAGATTAACGTACTCGATTACTTCGAGGTAGTTGTGGGTGGTGATGAAGTTCATGAATCTAAACCCTCACCTATTATCTATCTCAGAGCTGCGGAGCTTCTTGGAGTCAAGCCTGAAGAGTGTGTTGTTGTTGAAGACTCGCCAAATGGAATAAGAAGTGGCGTTAGAGCTGGAATGGAAGTGCTGGGTGTTAGAAATGAAGAGAATGCCCATCTAGATTTGTCTTTCTCGAAAGATGTTTTCGAAGATCTTTACGGAGTAAAAGAGTATCTCGAAAAACTTCTTGAGAGTTAGTCGAAAAGCAAGTTTTCCAGGCGCTTGAGATTCCTTATCTCCACTGTGTTTCTATCAGGCATGGAAATGATCCCGTCTCTTTCAAGTTCCGAGAAGTTTCTGGACACCACCTCCCTCGTTGATCCTATTAGACTGGCCAGAGTCTTCTTTGTGCAGGGAAGCTTCAAAGTTTGGGAGTCCTTTTCAAGAGATAATTCAAGCAGATAGCTGGCGATCTTTTTCTTCACAGTGGATAGTGAAAGAATCTCGATTATGCTTGACAGATTCAAGATCTTCTCGGAAATGCTTCTGAGATAAGTGAGAAGAAAGCACTGATTCTTGAAAGCATACAGAAGCACTTTCTTGGGGATGTTGAGAATCTCCGAATCCACCTCTGAAACCACATAAGAAGCATACCTTCTTCCTGCAAAAACCAACGCCTCGCCGAACATCTGCCCCTTTTCCAGACGGTTCATAATCTGTTCCTGGCCTGAAGGCAAAAACTTCGATATTCGGAGTTTGCCTTCGAGAACAAGACTTAGCGAATCGCACCGATCATCGGGAGTGTACAAGACCTGGTTGCTTGAAGAGTGCATCCTTCGAGAGCCAACAAGTATTTTTTCTATTTCGCCGGAGGTCAAATCGCTGAAAAGGTCTATGCTTTGCAGCATCTACTTATCAACCCTGTACCAGTACTCGTATTCCATCTTAAACCCGACTCTTGAATAGAGTCTTATCGCATTTATGTTAGGTTTGTCTACTTGAAGATAGGCGATTCTAGCGCCCCTTTTCTTTCCGAGTTCCAGCAGTTTCTCGGTTATCTGTATTCCATAACCCTTTCGCCTTTCAGTTTCGAGGACAGCTATTCCGAATAATCCTATATGGTCTCCTTCAATGACTGCCAAACCACAACCAACATCGTTTCCCTCCTTCTTGAGTAGCACGAAGAAGCTCTTGGATATTACCATCGAAAGAAGTTTCTTTGCCCAAGACTTATTACCCCGTGCTCTCTTGTTAAGTGAGAAAAAGATGTCGAGCCATCTTTCTTCCGGTGTTGGGAAGATATCGAGATCGGAGATATCTAACCTTTTGCTGTCCAAGGTCTTAGTCATGACGAGAGCCCTGTCTATCTCTTGAAAGCCCATCTCTTCAAGGGTTTTGTCAAGGAAGACCGGCTTAGACTCCTGTGTCAATTTGAACATTGGAGGCAGATCCCTGGAACGGTAAAATGATCTGACCTCTTCGATCTTATGAGAAAGAGATTCGTGAGAATCATATAGTGGATATACTGAGTTTGACCTGTTTGTGTATCCGCCGGCGTATCTCATTATCCAACCATCCCTCAACCTGCTGTAGGCGGCGGGCCAGGAGTTCAACGTAATCTCTTCAAGCTTCCTGATCCTTGACATAGTACCTCCAATCTCACCAATTTCAGGTAAATTCTACGTCATAACTGACTAGCCATTTATTGTTGACATGAGTGCGGTAAATCACTGGTTTCTTGATGAGCTGCTGCCTCTGACATGATACGTTATGACCTATGCAGAAGGCAACTCCACTAAGGAAATTCCAGGCTGATGGGATCGAAAGAAACTCGACACAAATACCCCTCCATTGTTGATTTCTG
This genomic stretch from Mesotoga sp. Brook.08.105.5.1 harbors:
- a CDS encoding TIGR00725 family protein, yielding MLHVAVIGYSGPTDRSPVKELQVVCEEVGRTLARRGHVAMTGGRDGVMELVSRSMSEEGGRVVGVLPIGDEGNEHNEIRIRTGMDFAMRSLILTKSADVVISIGGQAGTLLEVVSSYSYGRSVILMEGTGGWTDRIRSVLIDGKYLDERKTVEMKLASNIEDLETYLEEAENGKV
- the dtd gene encoding D-aminoacyl-tRNA deacylase, whose protein sequence is MRAVVQRVSKAKVTVSGRITGEIDKGLLVLVGIGRDDDGSDVEWLVDKTLNLRVFEDENEKMNLSLIDVSGALLAISQFTIMGDARKGRRPSFTEAAKPEAARALFNDFLQMASKTVKVETGIFQAHMDVELVNSGPVTILLDSKRVF
- the gltX gene encoding glutamate--tRNA ligase; translated protein: MVRCRFAPSPTGNLHVGGVRTALFNWLFAKNQHGGFVLRIEDTDIERSEKRFEDQILSSMKWCGLDWSEGPDVGGDYGPYRQSERVALGFYDKFAQELVERGRAYFAVYSKSNQEEVLRISEEIPELSDDEIYTVKFKIPDGTTGFSDLSKGEMSFENENFSDFIIIKSNGFPTYNFAVVVDDHMMEITHVFRGEDHLTNTPRQLMIYRALEWEPPTFMHIPLILGSDRAPLSKRHGHTSVDHFRREGYLSVGLMNYLALLGWTVDQEIFDYHEKVRDFVPSDISNKGVVFDYEKLEWINGKHLRLFDPDELAVQFGLWLKFTGRFDYYANMEADQFYSREVLTICREKINTLQQLFDFSAPFFCEEVDYQEDYVVKYLKNDWSKDLVSAAIRRFEDARDWSVEGVEKTVRELADEKITSKKNTFQTLRGGVTGRLVTPGLFETISVLGRDRVLERLESLLELIEYEEGNIAD
- the lptB gene encoding LPS export ABC transporter ATP-binding protein; amino-acid sequence: MSDPSYLKCEHLDKRYGRRRVLKDVSIEASSLEVVGLLGPNGAGKTTAFKSILGIVIPNTGSIFLNGENITHLPIHERAKRGIAYLPQETSIFRGLKVIENLTMVMRLTGQEESHYERASEILDEFGILSLKDQVASSISGGEKRRLEFARTMTLSPSFILLDEPFVGIDPMTVKDIQKMIRKLKSRGIGVIVTDHDVSSIAKVVDRLYVLYKGEVISSGDPEEVLGDSQVVEKYLGSDD
- the queD gene encoding 6-carboxytetrahydropterin synthase QueD, whose translation is MFFLTKEFTFDAAHNLTSYHGKCEKLHGHTYKLQITVAGEKNQEDMVIDFLRLKDIVKSEVLSLLDHAYINDVIPQPTAENIAEWIFKRLASRVGGSDYELYEVAVWETPTSFVRYRERDVW
- a CDS encoding energy-coupling factor transporter transmembrane component T; amino-acid sequence: MVGVPFGRFVPTNSVIHKLSPIAKTIAFVSLSIGSLFLSGIADFTVFLSLWIVLSALSAVPFREFVKTLRGIRLLILLIVVFQILFTHGRVLLDLKVLRITEEGLINAAVLSARMILAVLFSIMLSLTTTPLEISFSVEEIIGKLPGGKKRSSEIGMALSLTLTFIPLISLQTNRIILAQKVRGIEFDKGSIFSRVKNSISVVIPVIATSLKKAQDTAAALQIRGYRPGHKLTCLKEKSWSLSDSILLVVTILSILTAIIL
- a CDS encoding HEAT repeat domain-containing protein, with product MNPKDIRKMLQAIEEEILSRIEMDVKEMLDSPSAYVRARAVKSAADREMRIENIESFLEDPSPEVRKNAVVTMAKLSENRDSILKALDDPSDLVRSTTAKELVEFGYEDEDLARRIAADPSKKVRKTFVVALAEAGENELLKEFDEDPSNDIRSILAACKGQLRLEEEELSSLSGKFQKVALLSRLGQRNSGAAEELLVLLKDFRSSKVKQIIVETFESFPDDIALPTLKKLIDSDDRTVAISAMKTHRKIKGYDVSMLQSAERFMDSEDEEMRFAGAQYIKGLVEPSAAEILHTGLEDPSDRVRAVCMEALASLMDHSIADVIDESLRSTSSRLKKASLRAVKKLKTIDIEDHITRILSNRKEDLQTRVLASSVTGLLKLEGPLPYLEEIALNASIESRLRISAARAMARINPSRLAELFGFTV
- a CDS encoding OmpH family outer membrane protein, coding for MKRSMKFILIVIMVAAVGAIVVSESSAGPSNPAKIAFADMQKVLESTRDWVTLNTDYQKDTQFYQGQLDSLSREYQDLANSGASQEALLQKQQEILTKKSQYEQTLETTYNAKLQVILEQVNKRIRDYATFIGIDMVISDEIVVYGSSAYNITDAIIEYMKGFQN